From one Culex quinquefasciatus strain JHB chromosome 3, VPISU_Cqui_1.0_pri_paternal, whole genome shotgun sequence genomic stretch:
- the LOC6041218 gene encoding uncharacterized protein LOC6041218, which produces MASPRLLVTLVISLLSPEATLAFGWNWLLGFATTASSTTSSTSSSSTSAASSNTPNNYQLSIGNRQNTFANLTDYGTMISNVMINLARFNGTAASGNDAGATLLDDAVLSVAEAYRNESTAVIAGRLAWFNDQIAQANRSASTVHHQHISDLVEDFARDTRAGTLGLSNATRDCLARSVQVEDVIRSVENRSEGGCLRAKIQRMLELRAEASSNLTEFLESQQNVEDRLEICVDLQDDFDDDMSDFYKVACVSSILFDVQMETAKLELTAEELTAEAGVTVRQLRAGLLECVVDVANYAFDASMKLRHWINVCSAAR; this is translated from the exons ATGGCATCTCCTCGATTACTTGTGACGCTGGTGATTTCCCTGCTCAGTCCGGAAGCAACCCTAGCGTTCGGCTGGAACTGGCTGCTGGGATTCGCCACGACTGCAAGTTCCACTACATCGTCAACCTCATCATCGTCAACATCGGCCGCCTCCAGCAACACTCCCAACAACTACCAACTCTCGATCGGAAACCGTCAAAATACCTTCGCCAACCTCACCGACTACGGTACGATGATATCCAACGTAATGATCAACCTAGCCCGGTTCAACGGAACCGCTGCAAGCGGTAACGACGCGGGCGCAACTCTGCTGGACGATGCAGTGCTATCGGTTGCCGAAGCATACCGCAACGAGTCGACCGCAGTCATCGCGGGACGACTTGCGTGGTTCAACGATCAGATCGCGCAAGCAAACCGAAGCGCAAGCACCGTACACCATCAACATATCAGCGATCTCGTGGAGGACTTTGCGCGCGATACCCGAGCGGGTACGCTCGGGCTTAGCAACGCAACCCGGGACTGTTTGGCCAGGTCGGTGCAGGTCGAAGACGTTATCCGGTCCGTTGAGAACCGCAGTGAAGGCGGATGTTTGAGGGCGAAGATACAGCGAATGCTGGAGTTGAGAGCGGAAGCAAGCAGTAACCTAACCGAGTTCCTTGAAAGCCAACAAAACGTAGAAGATCGTCTGGAGATTTGCGTTGACCTGCAGGATGACTTTGACGATGACATGAGCGACTTTTACAAAGTCGCTTGCGTCTCTTCG ATTCTCTTTGACGTTCAAATGGAAACGGCAAAGCTGGAACTCACCGCGGAAGAGCTGACGGCCGAAGCCGGGGTGACGGTGCGGCAGCTGAGGGCCGGACTGCTCGAGTGTGTGGTTGACGTAGCTAATTACGCCTTCGATGCCTCGATGAAGCTTCGCCACTGGATCAATGTTTGCAGCGCGGCACGATAA